In Ilumatobacter fluminis, the following proteins share a genomic window:
- a CDS encoding adenylate/guanylate cyclase domain-containing protein, which yields MSSPSAEEYEAAGLYDPSAPDADDRLRLLGWLQAMGVTVDELRSALDYGALSSVASDRWLVPGERLRRDDAIERSGLDPEAYDAYVTALGYEPIQGAPDGEVGITEAEIDLLASMEVLTGLFERDEALSLVRVIGSALARIAEATISLFLADVESAHVRQGGSEFELAQTVYEAVQLIEDLGARLDPALRRHMLQAAERTRATTIDAVERFQYRYAVGFVDLVGFTTISRDMSAEDLSAFVGRFERTAHEVVSGAGARVVKLIGDEVMFVDPDPNAAVDAGRALIDTFSSMGDGVLPRGGMAYGSVVLRGGDYYGSVVNIASRLADAAVPGELLVTTGIAEATDCEFEPAGRRMLKGFDAPITVLALPG from the coding sequence ATGTCGAGCCCGAGCGCCGAGGAGTACGAGGCCGCCGGTCTGTACGACCCGTCGGCGCCCGACGCCGACGACCGCCTGCGTCTGCTCGGATGGCTCCAGGCGATGGGCGTCACCGTCGACGAGCTGCGTTCGGCGCTCGACTACGGCGCGCTCTCGTCCGTCGCGAGCGACCGCTGGCTGGTCCCTGGCGAACGCCTTCGGCGTGATGACGCGATCGAGCGCAGCGGTCTCGATCCGGAGGCGTACGACGCATACGTGACCGCGCTCGGCTACGAACCGATCCAGGGCGCGCCCGACGGTGAGGTCGGCATCACCGAGGCCGAGATCGACCTGCTCGCGTCGATGGAGGTCCTCACCGGCTTGTTCGAACGCGACGAGGCGTTGAGTCTCGTCCGGGTGATCGGGAGCGCGTTGGCGCGAATCGCCGAGGCGACCATCTCGCTATTCCTGGCCGACGTCGAATCGGCACACGTCCGTCAGGGCGGCAGCGAGTTCGAGCTGGCGCAGACGGTCTACGAGGCGGTGCAGCTGATCGAGGATCTCGGTGCGCGGCTCGACCCGGCCCTGCGGCGCCACATGCTCCAAGCCGCCGAGCGGACTCGTGCCACCACGATCGACGCGGTCGAGCGTTTCCAGTACCGCTACGCCGTCGGCTTCGTCGACCTCGTCGGGTTCACCACCATCTCCCGTGACATGAGCGCGGAAGATCTGTCAGCGTTCGTTGGTCGATTCGAACGGACGGCGCACGAGGTGGTCAGCGGCGCCGGCGCACGCGTCGTGAAGCTGATCGGTGACGAGGTCATGTTCGTCGACCCCGACCCGAACGCCGCCGTCGACGCCGGGCGGGCCCTGATCGACACGTTCTCGTCGATGGGCGACGGGGTGCTGCCCCGCGGCGGCATGGCCTACGGCAGCGTGGTGTTGCGCGGCGGCGACTACTACGGCTCGGTGGTCAACATCGCATCCCGACTCGCCGACGCCGCCGTGCCGGGCGAGTTGCTCGTCACGACCGGGATCGCCGAGGCCACCGACTGCGAGTTCGAACCGGCCGGTCGTCGCATGCTCAAGGGCTTCGACGCGCCGATCACCGTGCTCGCCCTGCCTGGCTGA
- a CDS encoding alpha/beta fold hydrolase — MASVDANGITIEYEREGEGDPLLLVMGLGGQLSDWPQGFRDALTSRGFEVIRLDNRDAGLSTEFTSAPPTTVDLAKAMVSRRFVDAEYLLADMAADAVGLLDALGLDSVHVAGMSMGGMISQTLAIEYPSRIRSMTSVMSTTGNRRVGQPKAKLVRTMAKRETPTPETAVEQSVEFFRLISGPTFHEEDFRALATESVSRSFRPAGTARQTAAIFASPDRTPALKQLDVPTLVIHGMVDPLVRPSGGIATAKAVPDSRLLMFNDMGHDLPRTRWDEMADAIRQNADRAAAAEQQAAAS; from the coding sequence ATGGCATCCGTGGACGCGAACGGCATCACCATCGAATACGAACGAGAGGGTGAGGGCGATCCGCTCCTGCTCGTGATGGGTCTGGGCGGTCAGCTGTCCGACTGGCCACAGGGCTTTCGTGACGCGCTGACGAGCCGTGGGTTCGAGGTGATCCGTCTCGACAACCGTGACGCGGGCCTCTCGACCGAGTTCACGTCGGCGCCGCCCACCACCGTCGACCTCGCCAAGGCAATGGTGTCCCGCCGATTCGTCGACGCCGAGTACCTCCTGGCCGACATGGCTGCCGACGCGGTCGGCCTGCTCGACGCACTCGGCCTCGACTCGGTGCACGTGGCCGGCATGTCGATGGGCGGCATGATCTCACAGACGCTGGCGATCGAGTACCCGTCCCGCATCCGTTCGATGACGTCGGTCATGTCGACCACCGGCAACCGGCGGGTCGGCCAGCCGAAGGCGAAGCTCGTCCGCACCATGGCGAAGCGTGAGACGCCGACGCCCGAGACGGCGGTCGAGCAGAGCGTGGAGTTCTTCCGGCTGATCAGCGGTCCGACCTTCCACGAGGAAGACTTCCGGGCGCTGGCGACCGAATCGGTGAGCCGCAGCTTCCGCCCGGCCGGTACCGCCCGTCAGACGGCGGCGATCTTCGCCAGCCCCGACCGGACACCGGCCCTGAAGCAGCTCGACGTGCCCACGCTCGTGATCCACGGCATGGTCGACCCGTTGGTGCGCCCGAGTGGCGGCATCGCGACGGCCAAAGCCGTGCCCGATTCGCGTCTGCTGATGTTCAACGACATGGGCCACGACCTGCCCCGCACCCGGTGGGACGAAATGGCCGACGCCATTCGCCAGAACGCCGACCGCGCCGCTGCCGCCGAGCAGCAGGCAGCGGCTTCCTGA